Proteins encoded by one window of Lathyrus oleraceus cultivar Zhongwan6 chromosome 1, CAAS_Psat_ZW6_1.0, whole genome shotgun sequence:
- the LOC127123905 gene encoding uncharacterized protein LOC127123905 encodes MSPPNFPLRWESTGDQWWYASPIDWAAANGHYDLVREMLRIDSNHLFKLTSLRRIRRLEVVWDDDEELFNNVAKFRSQVAHKLLLESESKKGKNSLIRSGYGGWLMYTAASAGEVNFVQILLERNPLLVFGEGEYGVTDILYAAARSKNCEVFRLLFDYAVSPRFVNGRNGIMEEHVGEIPDVYRLEMVNRAVHAAARGGNLKILEDLLANCCDILAFRDAVGSTVLHAAAARGKVEVVKYLASSFNILINSTDHDGNTALHIAASRGQLSAANALIASSPSLISQRNNAGATFLHKAVSGFQTPAFRRFDRQVELLRNLLTANHFHVEQIINLKNNDGRTALHMAIIGNIHIDLVQLLMTAPNINLNICDVHGMTPLDYLKQNPNLTNSDILIKKLLSAGGMFGFRGHDSRKAIASHLRMQSNIGTSPGTKFRIQDSEIFLYTGIENVLSNHHRGIVGGSNSSSSENIPYEPSTNESSVKKTSSVNYAASRLKKALHWSTKPKDQKKVERSKKLSNDEVSFDSSCKKLSTNSVDEISLRQRFSSASTSKPNTIPNNKRTLSVRSYQSSPNAKKRFASGRSRSSSFSKSSFSSPKSFDYKQKGVYIDHNEIAAGPSCLNQQLPRYDDEESPKLVKRNSVSRKLKGHYFCFGAPGLNVKNSVHKASVVAVA; translated from the exons ATGTCTCCACCAAATTTTCCTCTCCGTTGGGAGAGTACCGGCGATCAATGGTGGTATGCATCGCCGATAGATTGGGCTGCAGCTAATGGTCATTATGATTTAGTTCGCGAAATGCTTAGAATTGATAGTAATCATTTATTCAAACTTACTTCCCTACGCCGAATCAGGCGTCTGGAAGTAGTTTGGGATGATGACGAAGAACTTTTCAACAACGTGGCGAAGTTTCGTTCGCAAGTAGCACATAAACTTCTTTTAGAGAGTGAATCCAAAAAAGGGAAGAATTCTTTGATCAGGTCGGGCTACGGCGGATGGTTGATGTACACGGCTGCATCGGCCGGAGAAGTGAACTTTGTTCAAATACTTCTTGAGAGGAATCCTTTATTAGTTTTTGGTGAAGGAGAATATGGTGTTACTGATATACTTTATGCTGCTGCTAGAAGCAAGAATTGTGAGGTTTTTCGGTTACTTTTCGATTATGCAGTTTCGCCGAGGTTTGTTAATGGTAGAAATGGGATTATGGAAGAACATGTTGGGGAGATTCCTGATGTTTATAGGCTGGAGATGGTTAATAGAGCTGTTCATGCGGCGGCTAGAGGCGGTAATTTGAAGATTTTGGAGGACCTTCTTGCAAATTGTTGTGATATTTTGGCTTTTAGAGATGCTGTAGGTTCAACTGTTTTGCATGCAGCTGCAGCTAGAGGGAAAGTTGAG GTAGTTAAATATCTAGCATCATCTTTTAACATACTCATCAACTCAACAGATCATGATGGAAACACGGCTTTACATATAGCCGCTTCGCGAGGCCAATTATCAGCCGCTAATGCTCTAATCGCTTCGTCTCCGTCGTTAATCTCTCAGAGAAACAATGCAGGAGCAACTTTTCTTCACAAAGCTGTTTCCGGTTTCCAAACACCTGCATTCCGAAGATTCGACCGACAAGTCGAGCTTCTAAGAAACTTATTAACCGCAAACCACTTTCACGTCGAACAAATCATCAATCTCAAGAACAATGACGGAAGAACAGCGCTTCATATGGCGATCATCGGTAACATTCACATTGATCTTGTTCAACTTTTGATGACAGCGCCGAATATAAATCTCAACATATGTGATGTTCACGGCATGACACCACTTGATTATCTTAAACAAAATCCTAATTTGACAAATTCGGATATCTTGATCAAGAAGTTGTTATCAGCCGGTGGAATGTTCGGTTTTAGAGGCCATGATTCGAGAAAAGCTATAGCTTCGCATTTGAGAATGCAAAGCAATATCGGAACTAGTCCTGGCACGAAGTTTCGGATACAAGACTCCGAAATATTTTTGTACACCGGAATCGAAAACGTGTTATCGAATCATCATCGCGGAATCGTTGGAGGGAGCAATTCGTCTTCGTCCGAAAACATTCCTTATGAACCATCAACCAATGAGAGTTCTGTTAAAAAAACAAGTTCTGTCAACTATGCAGCATCAAGGTTGAAAAAAGCACTTCATTGGAGCACAAAACCGAAAGATCAGAAAAAAGTCGAAAGATCAAAGAAATTATCAAATGACGAAGTTTCATTCGATTCATCATGCAAGAAATTGAGTACTAACAGTGTTGATGAAATTTCACTCAGACAAAGATTTTCTTCAGCTTCTACTTCGAAACCGAACACGATTCCAAATAACAAAAGAACACTTTCGGTTAGGAGCTATCAATCAAGTCCTAATGCTAAGAAGAGATTCGCCTCGGGAAGATCAAGATCAAGTTCATTCTCAAAATCGTCATTTTCTTCACCGAAATCATTTGATTATAAACAAAAAGGTGTTTATATCGATCACAACGAAATTGCTGCTGGACCGTCTTGCTTGAATCAACAACTACCTCGTTATGATGACGAAGAATCTCCGAAATTGGTTAAGAGAAATTCTGTTAGCAGGAAGTTGAAGGGTCATTATTTCTGTTTTGGTGCACCTGGTCTTAATGTGAAGAATTCAGTTCATAAAGCAAGTGTTGTTGCTGTGGCTTAA
- the LOC127096882 gene encoding uncharacterized protein LOC127096882, translating to MDCPRYKTPKVDQLTTVAADLYVHEHSSSLSFIKKNWGDCASTTVEKGSVKHVILSRDAESEALTPFFRFPTILPSRVPITLEEFAIGVATEDLAFVQNQFVDDILGLFVDASYTLSKAEYLISMVAAGQDDVLGFGEVVREREELKKKCETLARENSKPEEELVELWKKVELVDSLQEKVKQYSSLSALAAKLAELKASLNEGVKYWKKTSEGVAKA from the exons ATGG ATTGTCCCAGGTACAAAACTCCCAAGGTGGACCAACTGACTACTGTAGCAGCCGACCTCTATGTTCATGAGCATTCATCGTCCCTTTCTTTTATCAAGAAAAATTGGGGTGACTGCGCATCCACTACTGTTGAAAAGGGTTCTGTTAAACATGTCATTTTGTCACGGGATGCTGAGTCGGAGGCTCTTACTCCTTTCTTTCGGTTCCCTACCATTCTTCCCTCTCGGGTACCCATCACTCTAGAGGAATTTGCTATTGGTGTGGCCACTGAGGACCTAGCTTTCGTCCAGAACCAATTTGTGGATGACATACTAGGTCTTTTTGTGGATGCTTCTTACACCCTATCCAAGGCCGAATATCTGATTTCAATGGTAGCCGCTGGCCAGGATGATGTGTTAGGTTTCGGCGAAGTTGTTAGGGAGCGAGAAGAACTGAAAAAGAAGTGCGAGACCCTTGCGCGAGAGAATTCCAAACCTGAGGAGGAATTGGTTGAGTTGTGGAAAAAGGTCGAGCTTGTTGACTCTTTGCAGGAGAAGGTGAAGCAATATAGTTCTTTGTCGGCTTTGGCTGCTAAGTTAGCGGAGTTGAAGGCATCTCTTAACGAGGGAGTGAAATATTGGAAGAAGACTTCTGAAGGTGTGGCGAAGGCGTGA